One window of the Microvirga mediterraneensis genome contains the following:
- a CDS encoding DMT family transporter produces MSSQQATEAVPETSAPTAAFVASNLLVCSMLWGSSLVLIKLSGNQNPFVLAAMRGLIGGTTLAVWFATQGKSILPQRHEWRVWAILGTLNGWLPNVLLAYALTRLPTATAGMIQASSPLIVAILSHLLFADERLNPRRFLGIAIGFGGMAILIGPAALPDSGIDETGVLIMLAVAFSYAMANIYVRTVRGTDPGRMALGQQICSGAGAMVLALTLAGPSAFAPVLPNALPLLALGALSTALPMLMFMHLIRRTGPTRASMVGYLTPVWTTIMAVLFLDESIGLRELAGGAVVLAGVAVVSFSGRLKAIR; encoded by the coding sequence ATGTCGTCCCAGCAAGCCACCGAAGCGGTTCCGGAGACGTCCGCTCCGACGGCCGCCTTCGTTGCCTCCAACCTGCTTGTCTGTTCCATGCTCTGGGGAAGCTCGCTTGTGCTGATCAAGCTGAGCGGCAACCAGAACCCCTTCGTGCTCGCAGCCATGCGCGGGCTGATCGGTGGAACGACCCTTGCCGTATGGTTCGCGACCCAGGGCAAGAGCATCCTGCCGCAGAGACATGAATGGCGGGTCTGGGCCATTCTGGGCACCCTCAATGGTTGGCTGCCGAACGTGCTCTTGGCCTATGCGCTCACTCGGCTCCCTACGGCAACGGCCGGCATGATCCAAGCCTCTTCGCCACTGATCGTGGCGATCCTGTCGCATCTCCTTTTCGCCGACGAACGGCTGAATCCCCGGCGCTTCCTTGGCATTGCGATCGGTTTCGGCGGCATGGCGATCCTGATCGGTCCGGCCGCCCTGCCTGACAGCGGCATTGATGAGACAGGTGTCCTGATCATGTTGGCCGTCGCCTTCAGCTATGCGATGGCGAATATCTATGTGCGCACGGTCAGAGGGACAGATCCGGGCCGGATGGCGCTTGGCCAGCAGATCTGCTCGGGTGCGGGAGCGATGGTGCTCGCCCTGACCCTGGCCGGCCCGTCTGCCTTCGCTCCGGTGCTGCCGAATGCGTTGCCGCTCCTCGCGCTCGGCGCCCTCTCGACTGCCCTGCCGATGCTGATGTTCATGCACCTGATCCGCCGCACAGGCCCGACCCGCGCCTCGATGGTGGGCTACCTGACGCCGGTCTGGACCACCATCATGGCGGTGCTGTTCCTCGACGAGAGCATCGGCCTGCGCGAACTCGCCGGGGGCGCCGTGGTGCTGGCCGGCGTGGCGGTCGTGTCTTTCAGCGGTCGGCTCAAAGCCATTCGCTGA
- a CDS encoding acyl-CoA thioesterase, with the protein MSDRPVRLHRSDFRLYRPIATRWMDNDAYGHVNNVHYYSYFDSAVNGWLVEKGLLAITESPIIGLVVESGCTYFESVSFPEPLEAGIAVAHLGRSSVRYRIGIFRSGGEQAAAQGHFVHVYVDRATQRPVEIPPEARTLLSEWL; encoded by the coding sequence ATGTCCGACCGCCCCGTGCGCCTCCACCGCTCCGACTTCAGGCTTTATCGCCCCATCGCGACCCGCTGGATGGACAACGATGCCTACGGGCACGTCAACAACGTGCATTACTACTCGTATTTCGACAGTGCCGTGAACGGATGGCTCGTCGAGAAAGGCCTGCTCGCCATTACGGAAAGCCCCATCATCGGTCTCGTGGTGGAATCGGGCTGCACCTATTTCGAGAGCGTCTCCTTTCCCGAGCCCCTGGAGGCCGGTATCGCCGTCGCGCATCTCGGCCGTTCCTCGGTGCGCTACCGGATCGGCATCTTCAGGAGCGGCGGCGAGCAGGCTGCGGCCCAGGGCCATTTCGTCCATGTCTATGTGGACCGCGCCACCCAGCGTCCGGTGGAGATTCCGCCCGAGGCGCGGACCCTGCTCAGCGAATGGCTTTGA
- a CDS encoding iron-containing alcohol dehydrogenase: MSPFTFNTAPSLIVGSGSIARLGEIAAQRLGPRVLVVTDAGLVKAGLIAPALQVLEEAGIAVDVFDAVVADPPEGVVLEAVAKARDFEARAVIGFGGGSSIDVAKLVALLAASDESLPEIYGVGIAKGPRLPLLAIPTTAGTGSEVTPISIVTTGAHEKKGVVSPLIIPDIALLDPDLTVNLPPHVTAATGIDAMVHAIEAYTSTSPNNNPVSQALAKEALRLLGRNIERAVHHGQDIEARSAMLLGSMLAGQAFANSPVAAVHALAYPIGGHFGVPHGLSNALVLPYVLRFNASACEGSYAELAPHAFPELAGRATGSAFVEALAALCAKVGLQPRLRDVGIPQEAVPMMAQDAMKQTRLLVNNPRPLTFEDVRAIYEAAW, translated from the coding sequence ATGTCGCCGTTCACCTTCAACACCGCACCCTCGCTCATCGTCGGCTCCGGCAGCATCGCGCGCCTGGGCGAGATCGCAGCCCAGCGCCTCGGGCCCCGTGTGCTCGTGGTTACCGATGCGGGTCTCGTGAAAGCCGGGCTGATCGCGCCCGCCCTCCAGGTGCTGGAGGAGGCGGGCATCGCGGTCGACGTCTTCGACGCGGTCGTGGCCGACCCGCCCGAGGGCGTGGTGCTGGAAGCCGTGGCGAAAGCCAGGGATTTCGAGGCGCGGGCCGTGATCGGGTTCGGCGGCGGCTCCTCGATCGACGTGGCGAAACTCGTGGCGCTGCTCGCGGCGAGCGACGAGAGCCTTCCGGAGATCTACGGCGTCGGGATCGCGAAAGGTCCCCGGCTGCCGCTGCTCGCCATTCCCACGACGGCCGGGACGGGATCGGAGGTGACGCCGATCTCCATCGTCACCACCGGTGCGCACGAGAAGAAGGGCGTCGTCTCGCCGCTCATCATTCCCGACATCGCGCTGCTCGATCCGGATCTGACCGTGAACCTGCCGCCCCATGTGACGGCGGCCACCGGCATAGACGCGATGGTTCATGCCATCGAGGCCTACACCTCGACGAGCCCCAACAACAATCCGGTTTCGCAGGCGCTGGCGAAGGAGGCCCTGCGCCTGCTCGGCCGCAACATCGAGCGCGCGGTGCATCACGGCCAGGACATCGAGGCCCGCTCCGCCATGCTGCTCGGCTCCATGCTGGCCGGGCAGGCCTTCGCCAATTCGCCCGTGGCCGCCGTTCACGCGCTGGCCTATCCCATCGGCGGACATTTCGGCGTGCCGCACGGGTTGTCCAACGCGCTCGTCCTGCCGTATGTGCTGCGTTTCAATGCAAGCGCCTGCGAGGGATCTTACGCGGAGCTTGCGCCCCATGCGTTCCCGGAACTCGCGGGCCGCGCGACCGGTTCGGCTTTTGTGGAAGCGCTCGCCGCCTTGTGCGCGAAAGTCGGCCTTCAGCCGCGCCTGCGCGACGTGGGCATTCCCCAGGAGGCCGTGCCGATGATGGCTCAGGATGCCATGAAGCAGACGCGGCTTCTCGTGAACAACCCACGCCCGCTCACCTTTGAGGATGTCCGCGCCATCTATGAAGCGGCCTGGTGA
- a CDS encoding DUF427 domain-containing protein — protein MKEPGPDHPITITKNPHRIRVMLGGFIVAETTKGLTLREATLPPVHYIPREDVRMDLLDSTEHRTHCPYKGDASYFTVNGGGLVRENAAWSYEEPAPAVAAIKEHLAFYPEKVDAIEEFQE, from the coding sequence ATGAAAGAGCCCGGCCCGGATCATCCGATCACGATTACGAAGAACCCGCACCGCATCCGGGTCATGCTCGGCGGCTTCATCGTCGCCGAGACGACGAAGGGCCTCACCCTCCGGGAGGCCACTCTTCCGCCGGTTCACTACATTCCCCGCGAGGATGTGCGGATGGATCTGCTGGATTCCACGGAGCACAGAACCCATTGCCCTTACAAGGGCGACGCCTCCTACTTCACCGTGAACGGCGGCGGGCTCGTGCGGGAGAACGCAGCCTGGAGCTACGAGGAGCCTGCTCCCGCTGTCGCGGCCATCAAGGAACACCTGGCTTTCTATCCGGAGAAGGTCGATGCCATCGAGGAATTCCAAGAATAA
- a CDS encoding methyltransferase domain-containing protein — protein MTTPLVFDRPLVRRRLARALDQGYADFLLARAVEDLDERLSTVLRSFDLALDVGTPTPIAAEALRRSGHVETVIRLSPVPERGSIVGDEERLPFSGERFDLAVSLLALHGVNDLPGSLIQIRRALKADGLFIGALLGGSTLTELRQSLTQAEAEIEGGVSPRVAPFADLRDIGGLLQRAGFALPVTDTDVVRVRYANAFALMRDLRRMGLTNALHDRRKTPMRRATLMRAAEIYAERFGDADGRIPATFEIVWLSGWTPHESQQKPLRPGSAKARLADALGVKEGAPAPKPDQT, from the coding sequence ATGACCACGCCCCTCGTCTTCGACCGTCCTCTCGTCCGCCGCCGTCTGGCCCGCGCCCTGGACCAGGGCTATGCCGATTTCCTTCTGGCCCGCGCCGTCGAGGATCTCGATGAGCGATTGTCCACGGTGCTGCGGAGCTTTGATCTCGCGCTCGATGTGGGCACGCCGACCCCGATTGCCGCCGAGGCCCTGCGCCGGAGCGGCCATGTCGAGACAGTCATCCGCCTGTCGCCGGTGCCGGAGCGGGGAAGCATTGTCGGAGACGAGGAGCGCCTGCCGTTCTCTGGCGAGCGCTTCGACCTCGCGGTGTCGCTCCTGGCCCTGCACGGCGTCAACGACCTGCCGGGATCCCTCATCCAGATCCGCCGGGCGCTGAAGGCCGACGGCCTTTTCATCGGCGCGCTCCTGGGCGGTTCGACCCTGACCGAGCTGCGGCAGTCCCTGACCCAGGCCGAAGCGGAAATCGAGGGCGGCGTAAGCCCCCGCGTGGCGCCGTTCGCCGACCTGCGCGACATCGGCGGCCTGCTGCAGCGCGCGGGCTTTGCCCTTCCGGTCACCGATACGGATGTGGTCCGGGTGCGCTATGCCAATGCCTTCGCGCTCATGCGGGATCTGCGCCGGATGGGGCTGACCAATGCCCTCCATGATCGCCGGAAAACCCCCATGCGGCGCGCGACCCTGATGCGGGCGGCCGAGATTTACGCGGAACGCTTCGGCGATGCGGATGGACGCATCCCGGCGACCTTCGAGATCGTCTGGCTCTCCGGCTGGACCCCGCATGAAAGCCAGCAGAAGCCCCTGCGTCCCGGCTCCGCCAAGGCGCGGCTGGCCGATGCCCTGGGCGTGAAGGAGGGAGCCCCCGCGCCCAAGCCGGACCAGACGTGA
- a CDS encoding ComF family protein, with product MSEPVEVEPIPLSTRVRAGAREAWRSALGLLYPPTCIACQAATGEPHALCAACWSQIRFIERPFCERLGMPFAVDLGQPLLSPAAIADPPVFQRARAVAEYDGTASLLVHRLKYNDRLELARALGGMMARAGAELLAEADVIVPVPLHRWRLWRRRFNQAMALARIVSAGSGVACDPFLLARVKHTRRQVGLTKAQRQENLQGAFRVPLDARARLKGKRVLLIDDVLTTGSTANAASRALLRGGAAAVDILAFARVVQEL from the coding sequence ATGAGCGAGCCTGTCGAGGTCGAGCCGATCCCGTTGAGCACCCGCGTCCGTGCTGGGGCGCGCGAGGCTTGGCGATCGGCCCTCGGCCTGCTCTATCCGCCGACCTGCATCGCCTGCCAGGCGGCCACGGGTGAACCCCATGCCCTTTGCGCCGCCTGCTGGTCGCAGATCCGCTTCATCGAGCGGCCGTTCTGCGAACGGCTGGGAATGCCCTTCGCGGTCGATCTCGGCCAGCCGCTCCTCTCGCCCGCCGCCATCGCGGATCCGCCGGTCTTTCAGCGCGCCCGGGCGGTGGCGGAGTACGACGGTACGGCGAGCCTCCTCGTGCACCGGCTGAAATACAATGACCGCCTGGAGCTCGCCCGGGCGCTCGGCGGCATGATGGCCCGGGCCGGCGCGGAGCTGCTCGCGGAGGCCGACGTGATCGTGCCGGTGCCGCTGCATCGCTGGCGGCTGTGGCGGCGGCGATTCAACCAGGCGATGGCCCTGGCCCGCATCGTCTCGGCCGGGAGCGGCGTGGCCTGCGATCCGTTCCTGCTCGCACGCGTCAAGCACACGCGCCGCCAGGTGGGGCTCACCAAGGCGCAGCGGCAGGAGAACCTCCAGGGCGCCTTCCGGGTGCCTCTGGACGCCAGGGCCAGGCTCAAGGGTAAGCGGGTGCTGCTGATCGACGACGTGCTGACCACTGGATCAACGGCCAACGCGGCCTCGCGGGCGCTCCTGCGCGGCGGAGCGGCCGCCGTGGATATTCTGGCCTTCGCCCGAGTTGTCCAGGAGTTGTGA
- the grxC gene encoding glutaredoxin 3 yields the protein MPSITIYTKSWCPYCSAAKKLLTEKGVAFTEIDIEKKPEARAEMIQKANGRSTVPQIFIGGKHVGGCDDLYALDDRGQLESLLNA from the coding sequence ATGCCGTCCATTACGATCTACACGAAGAGCTGGTGCCCCTATTGCTCGGCCGCCAAGAAGCTTCTTACCGAGAAAGGCGTCGCCTTCACCGAGATCGACATCGAGAAGAAGCCGGAAGCCCGCGCGGAGATGATCCAGAAGGCGAACGGCCGCTCCACCGTCCCGCAGATCTTCATCGGCGGAAAACATGTCGGCGGCTGCGATGATCTGTATGCTCTTGATGACAGAGGTCAGCTTGAGTCTTTATTGAACGCCTGA
- a CDS encoding carbon-nitrogen hydrolase family protein, with protein sequence MTSTRFTAACVQMRSGRDVLKNRDDAVALVREAAAQGAHFAQTPEMTSLVCRDRAELFDKVGPEAQDPVLAALREVAREKGIVVQIGSIAVKEGDKVANRAFLIGQDGDIIASYDKIHLYDVDLPNGESWRESATYTGGASAVAAETPWGYLGMTICYDVRFAALYKALADNGASFLSAPAAFTRQTGEAHWHVLHRARAIETGSFMISAAQGGLHEDGRETYGHSVIIDPWGRVLAEGGTEPGVFLAEIDTALVTDVRGRIPTLKNARPFKVEVVPIIETDRAASA encoded by the coding sequence ATGACCTCGACCCGCTTCACCGCCGCCTGCGTCCAGATGCGCTCCGGGCGCGACGTGCTCAAGAACCGCGACGATGCGGTCGCACTCGTGCGCGAGGCCGCCGCCCAGGGCGCGCATTTCGCCCAGACGCCGGAGATGACCTCCCTCGTCTGCCGGGATCGGGCGGAGCTGTTCGACAAGGTGGGGCCGGAGGCGCAGGACCCGGTGCTGGCGGCCCTGCGCGAGGTGGCGCGGGAGAAGGGCATCGTGGTTCAGATCGGCTCGATTGCCGTGAAGGAAGGCGACAAGGTCGCCAACCGCGCCTTCCTGATCGGCCAGGACGGCGACATCATCGCCTCCTACGACAAGATCCACCTCTACGACGTGGACCTGCCGAACGGCGAGAGCTGGCGCGAATCGGCCACCTATACGGGCGGCGCCTCGGCGGTCGCGGCCGAGACGCCCTGGGGCTATCTCGGCATGACGATCTGCTACGACGTGCGCTTTGCCGCCCTCTACAAGGCGCTGGCCGACAACGGCGCCTCGTTCCTCTCGGCCCCGGCGGCCTTCACCCGGCAGACCGGCGAAGCCCATTGGCACGTGCTGCACCGGGCACGAGCCATCGAGACCGGCTCCTTCATGATCTCCGCCGCCCAGGGCGGCCTGCACGAGGATGGGCGCGAGACCTATGGGCACTCGGTCATCATCGATCCGTGGGGCCGGGTTCTGGCGGAAGGCGGCACGGAACCGGGCGTGTTCCTGGCCGAGATCGATACCGCCCTCGTGACCGACGTGCGCGGCCGCATCCCGACCCTCAAGAACGCCCGGCCCTTCAAGGTCGAGGTCGTTCCGATCATCGAGACGGATCGGGCGGCCAGCGCCTGA
- a CDS encoding DUF1178 family protein — translation MIKYALACEQAHEFESWFPSSEAFETQRKRGFVTCPFCNSPKVEKQIMAPSVARTDKPPKVPETQPVAVLSERERELRAALRALREHVMKNAEDVGKGFVEEARKMHYGETEERSIYGEADLAEAQALLEEGIDVLPLPVVPDDRN, via the coding sequence ATGATCAAGTATGCCCTGGCCTGCGAGCAGGCCCATGAGTTCGAGAGTTGGTTCCCGTCGAGTGAGGCGTTCGAGACGCAGCGCAAGCGCGGCTTCGTGACGTGCCCGTTCTGCAACTCGCCTAAGGTCGAGAAGCAGATCATGGCCCCTTCCGTGGCACGGACGGACAAGCCCCCGAAGGTGCCGGAGACCCAGCCCGTCGCCGTTCTCTCCGAGCGTGAACGGGAGCTGCGCGCCGCGTTGCGGGCCCTGCGCGAGCACGTGATGAAGAACGCCGAAGATGTCGGCAAGGGCTTCGTCGAGGAAGCGCGCAAGATGCATTACGGCGAGACGGAAGAGCGCTCGATCTACGGCGAGGCGGATCTCGCCGAGGCTCAAGCCTTACTCGAGGAAGGCATCGACGTGCTCCCCCTGCCCGTCGTGCCGGACGACCGGAACTAA
- a CDS encoding ArsR/SmtB family transcription factor: MSSDEESDRIFKALSAATRRGILDALKDRPQTTGELCARFPALDRCTVMQHLKVLEGADLVIVRREGRERWNHLNPLPIRQIYDRWIGAYAGRAVEMLDRLKTDLESKGN, translated from the coding sequence ATGTCAAGCGACGAGGAAAGCGACCGGATCTTCAAGGCCTTATCGGCCGCGACCCGTCGCGGTATTCTCGATGCGTTGAAGGACCGGCCCCAGACCACGGGCGAATTGTGCGCCCGCTTTCCGGCGCTCGACCGCTGCACCGTGATGCAGCACCTGAAAGTCCTGGAGGGAGCGGACCTCGTGATCGTCAGGCGGGAGGGGCGGGAGCGGTGGAACCACCTCAACCCGCTCCCGATCAGGCAGATCTACGACCGCTGGATCGGCGCCTATGCGGGCCGGGCCGTGGAGATGCTCGACCGCCTCAAGACGGATCTGGAAAGCAAGGGAAATTAG
- a CDS encoding SRPBCC domain-containing protein, which translates to MDLTFKVSARIAKPVAEVFEAVANPDELSRYFTTGGAKGRLETGATVTWDFHDFPGAFPVWVVEVVPEKRIVLQWEANDGASSTSYRTTVTMTFEPLDDGRTLVSISEEGWRETETGLKASYGNCQGWMQMLCALKAYKEYGINLREGMFK; encoded by the coding sequence ATGGATCTGACGTTCAAGGTGTCCGCGAGGATTGCGAAGCCGGTGGCCGAGGTGTTCGAGGCCGTCGCCAATCCGGATGAGCTGTCGCGCTATTTCACGACCGGCGGAGCCAAGGGCCGGCTGGAGACGGGCGCGACCGTCACGTGGGATTTCCACGATTTTCCGGGAGCCTTCCCGGTCTGGGTCGTCGAGGTTGTGCCGGAGAAGCGGATCGTCCTGCAATGGGAGGCAAACGACGGCGCGTCCTCGACCAGCTACAGGACCACGGTGACAATGACCTTCGAGCCGCTCGACGACGGGCGGACGCTGGTCTCGATTTCCGAGGAAGGCTGGCGCGAGACGGAAACGGGTCTGAAAGCCTCCTATGGCAATTGCCAGGGCTGGATGCAGATGCTCTGCGCCCTCAAGGCCTACAAGGAATACGGCATCAACCTGCGGGAAGGCATGTTCAAGTAG
- a CDS encoding metallophosphoesterase family protein encodes MTVFFTSDTHFGDPRVLRIDKRPFRTIAEHDDALIANWNGIVSPGDEVWHLGDFALHVKPERIDELLGLLHGRKHLITGNNDGPATLAAQGWASVQAYAEIHLEGHALVMCHYAFRTWKNMGRGWIDLHGHSHAKLKPQTRQYDVGVDAFDYRPVTLETILASRARRRKASADMVAG; translated from the coding sequence TTGACGGTTTTCTTCACCAGCGACACGCATTTCGGCGATCCCCGGGTCCTGCGAATCGATAAGCGTCCTTTCAGGACGATTGCCGAGCACGACGACGCCCTCATCGCCAATTGGAACGGGATCGTTTCGCCCGGGGACGAGGTCTGGCATCTGGGCGATTTCGCCCTGCATGTGAAGCCGGAGCGGATCGACGAGCTGCTTGGGCTTCTCCATGGCCGCAAGCACCTGATCACCGGCAACAACGACGGCCCGGCAACCCTTGCGGCGCAAGGCTGGGCGAGCGTCCAGGCTTATGCGGAAATCCATCTGGAAGGTCATGCCCTGGTGATGTGTCACTACGCCTTCCGCACCTGGAAGAACATGGGCCGCGGCTGGATCGACCTGCACGGTCATTCGCACGCCAAGCTGAAGCCGCAGACGCGGCAATACGACGTGGGCGTGGATGCGTTCGATTACCGCCCGGTCACGCTCGAGACGATTCTGGCCTCCCGGGCGAGACGCCGGAAGGCCAGTGCCGACATGGTAGCCGGTTGA
- a CDS encoding MFS transporter, translating into MPLALYALTAGAFGIGVTEFVIMGLLLQVSADLGVSISAAGLLISGYALGVVVGAPLLTTLTGRWSRKTVLLALMIVFTLGNLACAVAPDYATLMAARVLTAFAHGTFFGVGSVVATSLVPADKKASAIAVMFTGLTVANILGVPFGTWLGQAYGWRATFWAVTFVGLAALAVIALFVPKDRQENVEDGSLRDELKVLSRRPVLLGLLTTVLGYAGVFAVFTYIAPILTEITGFSEAAVSPILLVFGGGLVLGNLLGGRLADRRLMATLLGTLGVLALVLAAMAFGIHDKAAAIVFVGLLGAAAFATVPPLQMWVLEKADGAGQSLASSLNIAAFNLGNALGAWLGGFVIDHGWGLGAVPWIAALLPASGLLLALWSRRLDRAEGAVNWKPLKAPV; encoded by the coding sequence ATGCCTCTTGCCCTCTATGCCCTGACGGCCGGTGCCTTCGGCATCGGCGTCACGGAATTCGTCATCATGGGCCTGCTGCTCCAGGTGAGCGCCGATCTCGGCGTCTCGATCTCGGCCGCGGGCCTGCTCATTTCCGGCTATGCCCTCGGCGTCGTGGTCGGGGCGCCGCTCTTGACCACCCTGACGGGCCGATGGTCGCGCAAGACCGTGCTCCTCGCCCTCATGATCGTCTTCACCCTCGGCAACCTCGCCTGCGCGGTCGCGCCGGACTATGCGACGCTCATGGCCGCCCGGGTGCTGACCGCCTTCGCGCACGGTACGTTCTTCGGCGTCGGCTCCGTCGTGGCGACGAGCCTCGTGCCCGCCGATAAGAAGGCCTCGGCCATCGCCGTCATGTTCACGGGCCTCACGGTCGCCAATATTCTCGGCGTTCCGTTCGGCACCTGGCTCGGCCAGGCCTATGGCTGGCGTGCGACCTTCTGGGCCGTGACCTTCGTCGGCCTCGCGGCCCTGGCCGTGATCGCGCTCTTCGTCCCCAAGGACCGGCAGGAGAACGTCGAGGACGGCAGCCTCCGCGACGAGCTGAAGGTGCTCTCGCGCCGGCCCGTGCTGCTCGGACTTCTCACCACCGTGCTCGGCTATGCGGGCGTGTTCGCGGTCTTCACCTATATCGCGCCGATCCTGACCGAGATCACCGGCTTCTCGGAGGCCGCCGTCTCGCCGATCCTGCTCGTCTTCGGCGGCGGTCTGGTGCTGGGCAACCTTCTCGGCGGCAGGCTCGCCGACCGGCGCCTCATGGCGACCCTGCTCGGGACCCTCGGGGTCCTCGCCCTGGTTCTCGCCGCCATGGCCTTTGGGATCCACGACAAGGCCGCGGCCATCGTGTTCGTGGGCCTGCTCGGCGCCGCCGCCTTCGCAACCGTGCCGCCGCTGCAGATGTGGGTTCTGGAAAAGGCCGACGGTGCCGGCCAGAGTCTTGCGTCCAGCCTCAACATCGCGGCCTTCAACCTCGGCAATGCGCTCGGCGCCTGGCTCGGGGGCTTCGTGATCGATCACGGATGGGGCCTGGGCGCGGTCCCCTGGATCGCCGCCCTGCTGCCGGCCTCGGGCCTTCTCCTGGCCCTCTGGAGCCGCAGGCTCGACCGGGCCGAAGGCGCGGTCAATTGGAAGCCCTTGAAAGCTCCCGTCTGA
- a CDS encoding LysR family transcriptional regulator: MARMDVNRSGEMEVFVRAVDLGGFSAAARALRMTPSAVSKLVARLEARLGARLVNRSTRKLQLTPEGAAFYDRAVRILADLDEAERGAASGAAPRGRLRVNTNVPFGTHYLLPLLPDFLDRHPEVTVEVTSTDTVVDLLEDRADIAIRVGPLKSSQLVARKLGESRMMLVASPSYLDRRGAPNSPEDLARHNLLGFSFARQSNGWPFIDGRGHVSAVVPTGNAQVSDGESMRLLVLAGLGISRLSLFHIGPDIRAGQLVPVLEAYNPGDTESIHAVYVGGGPLPARVRAFLDYLVETVRLA, encoded by the coding sequence ATGGCCAGAATGGACGTCAACCGGTCCGGCGAGATGGAAGTCTTCGTCCGCGCCGTCGATCTCGGTGGCTTTTCGGCCGCCGCCCGTGCCCTGCGGATGACACCCTCGGCCGTGAGCAAGCTCGTCGCCCGGCTGGAGGCGCGTCTGGGCGCCCGCCTTGTCAACCGCTCGACACGCAAGCTGCAACTGACGCCCGAGGGCGCGGCCTTCTATGACAGGGCGGTGAGAATCCTGGCCGATCTCGACGAGGCCGAACGCGGCGCCGCGTCCGGGGCGGCTCCGCGCGGCCGGCTGCGGGTGAACACGAACGTTCCCTTCGGGACGCATTACCTCCTCCCGCTGCTGCCCGATTTCCTGGATCGCCACCCCGAAGTGACCGTGGAGGTCACGTCCACCGACACGGTCGTCGATCTGCTTGAGGACCGCGCCGACATCGCCATCCGCGTCGGCCCCTTGAAATCCTCGCAGCTCGTGGCGCGCAAGCTCGGCGAGAGCCGGATGATGCTCGTGGCCTCCCCCTCCTATCTGGACCGCCGCGGCGCGCCGAACAGCCCGGAGGACCTCGCCCGTCACAACCTTCTCGGGTTCAGCTTCGCCCGCCAGAGCAACGGCTGGCCGTTCATAGACGGAAGAGGCCATGTCAGCGCCGTCGTGCCGACGGGCAACGCGCAGGTCAGCGACGGGGAATCCATGCGGCTGCTCGTGCTCGCCGGGCTCGGGATCAGTCGCCTGTCGCTCTTCCACATCGGCCCCGATATCCGGGCCGGGCAGCTCGTCCCTGTGCTGGAGGCCTACAATCCCGGCGACACAGAGAGCATCCACGCGGTCTATGTGGGCGGCGGCCCTCTGCCCGCGCGTGTGCGCGCATTCCTGGATTACCTGGTCGAAACCGTGCGGCTCGCTTGA